Proteins encoded by one window of Pseudomonas sp. PSKL.D1:
- a CDS encoding helix-turn-helix transcriptional regulator has translation MPPKREVPTYVMQQRSELMDFHIRDQRGRPAETAPHRHEYFQIQVNFGGDTVQHIGSVQRPFKRNTLAFILPHRVHVIPHPADSDFMVINFSQTFLLPHLACDPMDLEEVSILQAPELSPFRFQEHMDFCLDDSDFGEIRRILTQMRELDANRRFGTREVLKGLLLQLIGQVCGLYAEPLRELAESNAAQLSRRAALGRMSEYLRRHIDDPDLNLQKVAAATYLSPTYLTHWLRKEIGKTFSELVLERRMHAARNYLLNGSRPVGEVARLCGFADEAYFSRRFRQIHGLPPGQFRRQQRDPDTPQVAMR, from the coding sequence ATGCCCCCCAAGCGCGAGGTCCCGACCTACGTCATGCAGCAGCGCAGCGAGCTGATGGATTTTCACATCCGCGACCAGCGTGGCCGCCCCGCCGAGACCGCGCCCCACCGCCACGAATATTTTCAGATCCAAGTCAACTTTGGCGGCGATACGGTGCAGCACATCGGCAGCGTGCAACGCCCGTTCAAGCGCAACACCCTGGCCTTCATCCTGCCGCACCGGGTGCATGTGATTCCGCATCCGGCCGACAGCGACTTCATGGTGATCAACTTCTCCCAGACCTTCTTGCTGCCGCACCTGGCCTGCGACCCGATGGACCTTGAAGAAGTGTCAATCCTGCAGGCACCGGAACTGTCCCCATTCCGCTTTCAGGAACACATGGATTTTTGCCTGGATGACAGCGACTTCGGCGAGATTCGCCGCATCCTGACGCAAATGCGTGAGCTGGATGCCAACCGCCGTTTCGGCACCCGCGAAGTGCTCAAAGGCCTGCTGCTGCAGCTGATAGGCCAGGTGTGCGGCCTGTACGCCGAACCGCTTCGCGAGCTGGCCGAAAGCAACGCCGCCCAGCTCAGCCGCCGCGCAGCGCTGGGCCGCATGAGCGAGTACCTGCGCCGCCACATCGACGACCCCGACCTGAACCTGCAAAAAGTGGCCGCGGCCACCTACCTGTCGCCCACCTACCTGACCCACTGGCTGCGCAAGGAAATCGGCAAAACCTTCAGCGAGCTGGTGCTGGAGCGGCGCATGCATGCCGCCCGCAATTACCTGCTCAACGGCAGCCGCCCGGTGGGTGAAGTGGCGCGGTTGTGCGGTTTTGCCGATGAGGCTTATTTCTCCCGGCGCTTTCGGCAGATTCATGGCCTGCCACCGGGCCAGTTCCGCCGCCAGCAACGCGACCCGGATACGCCGCAGGTGGCGATGCGTTAA